The following proteins are encoded in a genomic region of Archaeoglobaceae archaeon:
- the secY gene encoding preprotein translocase subunit SecY produces MDSLIRSLKPYLERIPSVERPKGHVHFRQKFMWTSVILLLYFILCNVPVFGLSKDSIDIFQAYRALFAGATGSILALGIGPIVTASIILQLLVGAGIIKLDLTNPDDRAAYQEFQRFLVFIMIAVEALPQIWAGLLLPDLDLAEKLGVSPSFIASLIFIQLFIGGVLIVYMDEVVSKWGIGSGVSLFILAGIAQAIVVGLFNWIVPPGSVLPAGIIPRWIYFAQNYSLEQLLSGSGIIMLLLEGGILALVTTAVIILLVVFFEGTRVEIPIAHAMVRGARGRFPIKLIYASVLPMIFVRALQANLIMIGQILHARGITVLGEFVDGHPVSGLMFYLSPINSPYDWVPELVRSRGAAFAAIPDWAIYLHLLIDALILIAGGIIFAVFWVQTTGMDAKTVANQIARSGMQIPGFRKSPVVLEKLFERYIPKVTIIGGALIGILTLVSNMLGTIGNVSGTGLLLAVSIAYRFYEDLARQQITEMHPILRRVLGEE; encoded by the coding sequence ATGGACTCCCTGATCAGGAGCCTTAAGCCTTATTTGGAGAGAATACCGAGTGTAGAAAGGCCAAAAGGACACGTGCATTTTAGACAGAAATTCATGTGGACTTCAGTCATTCTGCTATTATATTTCATTCTTTGTAATGTTCCTGTTTTTGGCCTTTCCAAAGATTCCATAGACATTTTTCAGGCATACAGAGCACTGTTCGCAGGAGCTACGGGGTCTATTTTAGCTCTTGGGATTGGCCCCATTGTAACTGCTTCGATCATTTTGCAGTTGTTGGTTGGGGCGGGGATAATAAAGCTCGACCTTACGAATCCGGATGATAGAGCTGCCTATCAAGAGTTTCAGCGTTTTTTAGTTTTTATAATGATTGCAGTTGAAGCTCTTCCACAGATATGGGCGGGGCTACTGCTACCCGATTTAGATTTAGCTGAAAAACTTGGAGTGTCACCAAGCTTCATAGCGTCCTTGATCTTCATCCAGTTGTTCATTGGTGGCGTTTTGATTGTTTACATGGACGAAGTTGTATCGAAGTGGGGAATTGGGAGTGGTGTAAGCCTTTTCATCCTCGCTGGAATTGCACAGGCGATAGTAGTTGGTTTATTTAACTGGATTGTTCCCCCTGGGAGTGTTTTGCCAGCGGGAATAATTCCAAGATGGATTTACTTTGCCCAAAATTATTCTCTCGAACAGTTATTGAGCGGTAGCGGAATTATAATGCTTTTACTTGAAGGAGGGATACTCGCCCTTGTCACGACAGCAGTTATAATTCTCTTGGTTGTTTTCTTCGAGGGAACAAGGGTTGAAATACCTATAGCCCACGCAATGGTTAGAGGTGCAAGAGGAAGATTTCCAATAAAGCTAATCTATGCGAGCGTTTTACCAATGATCTTCGTTCGTGCTTTGCAGGCAAATTTGATTATGATCGGACAAATTTTGCATGCGAGGGGAATTACAGTCCTTGGCGAGTTCGTTGATGGACATCCTGTAAGTGGGCTGATGTTCTATTTGTCTCCAATAAACAGCCCCTACGACTGGGTTCCAGAGCTTGTGAGAAGTAGGGGGGCAGCTTTCGCAGCAATTCCTGACTGGGCGATTTATCTGCATCTTCTGATTGACGCGCTAATTCTCATCGCGGGAGGCATAATATTTGCGGTATTTTGGGTTCAGACTACGGGAATGGATGCAAAAACAGTAGCAAATCAGATAGCGAGATCGGGAATGCAGATTCCCGGCTTTAGGAAGTCTCCTGTTGTGCTGGAAAAGCTCTTCGAGAGATACATTCCAAAAGTAACCATAATTGGTGGTGCATTAATTGGAATTCTGACTCTTGTATCAAACATGCTTGGGACCATAGGAAATGTTAGCGGAACAGGGCTACTACTGGCTGTTAGTATTGCATATCGGTTCTACGAGGATCTTGCAAGGCAGCAGATAACCGAGATGCATCCAATACTACGTAGAGTCCTTGGGGAGGAGTGA
- the rpmD gene encoding 50S ribosomal protein L30, which translates to MLAVVRLRGTVDVHKKISETLRLLRLHRRYNCVIIPDTPSYRGMLQVVKDYVAFGEIDHEILALLLRSRGRLEGNKRLTDEYVKEKTGYSGIEEFAKAVVEGKAKLSDIPGLKPVFRLHPPRKGLKNIKWHYPRGDLGYHKDIKDLLYRMR; encoded by the coding sequence TAAGAAAATTAGTGAAACCCTTAGACTATTGAGACTTCACAGAAGATATAATTGCGTTATAATCCCAGATACGCCTTCCTATCGCGGAATGCTTCAGGTAGTGAAAGACTACGTAGCATTTGGTGAGATCGATCATGAAATCTTGGCCTTGCTTTTAAGAAGCCGTGGAAGACTTGAGGGAAACAAACGTTTGACTGATGAATATGTTAAAGAAAAAACAGGATACTCGGGTATAGAAGAATTTGCAAAAGCTGTTGTTGAGGGAAAAGCAAAGTTATCAGACATTCCCGGGCTAAAGCCAGTTTTTAGATTGCATCCTCCGAGAAAGGGGCTGAAAAATATAAAATGGCACTATCCAAGAGGAGATCTCGGGTACCACAAAGATATAAAAGACTTACTTTATAGAATGAGGTGA
- a CDS encoding ATP-dependent helicase, with amino-acid sequence MIVKVFGAPGTGKTTKLIQDLGNLIKKEGLETKDVCVISFSNSAVEEIANKTGFVRRSKITPYFSTLHGVCLKLGIEWDDNFEKRARKTFTNPFFVEGWLMKFFKQIGVPYEPDQVASEALGNRAIAQYSRTVGCYYSLYRDVWKCVEKIEDENLFWIVAEWLKFKEKNGIIDYEDMLIVVFNNKLIPPVKAIFIDEFQDLTPLEYGIISHWIEKIPYAFVYGDDDQCIHAWRGCRAEFLLELKADEVIILSKSWRVPSEVLNFAMKLINGVKQRIHKEIVPAYNGGKVIFTEPWNFEILVRNAISLAEKVKNRNETVFLLLRTNRMVRAVEEILYDLAYPFRKLKGESLWDKELTTAWNVFAKLKTKKDALDTAEAEWLLDHLNPIFTEQQKEAIKNNLKRGIFPLDFFGKFGVDQIDPETMNRRIYEIAIKAREPITPRSMNLYVDTMHASKGRECDYCFVADALTPTIRDEVLKYGVDSELRLYYTATTRAKRAVIFTPIAGFTHLLNFVSVSCGGVRI; translated from the coding sequence ATGATCGTAAAGGTCTTTGGTGCTCCTGGAACCGGGAAAACCACGAAGCTTATCCAGGATCTGGGCAACTTAATCAAAAAAGAAGGTCTCGAAACGAAGGATGTTTGTGTTATAAGCTTCTCGAACTCGGCTGTGGAAGAAATTGCCAATAAGACTGGATTCGTTAGAAGATCAAAAATCACTCCTTATTTCTCCACGCTTCATGGCGTCTGTCTAAAACTCGGGATAGAATGGGATGATAATTTCGAGAAGAGAGCAAGAAAGACGTTTACCAACCCATTCTTTGTTGAAGGTTGGCTAATGAAGTTTTTCAAGCAAATTGGAGTTCCTTATGAGCCCGATCAGGTTGCGAGTGAAGCCCTTGGAAATCGGGCAATAGCTCAGTATTCCAGAACTGTGGGATGCTATTATTCGCTTTATCGTGATGTCTGGAAATGCGTTGAAAAGATCGAAGATGAAAATTTGTTTTGGATTGTCGCTGAGTGGTTAAAGTTCAAGGAAAAGAACGGAATCATCGATTATGAAGACATGCTTATTGTTGTTTTCAATAATAAACTTATTCCACCAGTTAAAGCGATTTTCATCGATGAATTCCAAGATCTCACTCCGCTTGAATACGGAATAATTTCCCACTGGATTGAGAAAATCCCATACGCATTTGTTTATGGGGATGATGATCAGTGTATCCATGCATGGCGTGGTTGCAGGGCTGAATTCTTGCTCGAGCTGAAAGCTGATGAAGTGATAATACTAAGCAAGTCTTGGAGAGTTCCTTCGGAAGTTCTCAATTTTGCCATGAAACTCATCAATGGAGTTAAGCAAAGAATACACAAGGAAATCGTTCCAGCATACAACGGTGGGAAGGTTATTTTCACTGAGCCATGGAATTTCGAGATTCTGGTGAGAAATGCAATATCCTTGGCGGAGAAAGTAAAGAACAGGAATGAAACGGTTTTCCTGCTGTTAAGAACAAACAGAATGGTGAGAGCGGTCGAAGAAATTCTGTATGATTTAGCCTATCCATTCAGAAAGTTGAAAGGCGAATCACTGTGGGATAAAGAACTTACCACCGCTTGGAATGTCTTTGCGAAGCTGAAAACGAAGAAAGATGCTCTTGATACCGCTGAAGCGGAGTGGCTTCTTGACCATCTTAATCCGATTTTCACAGAACAACAGAAGGAAGCCATAAAGAACAATTTGAAGAGAGGAATTTTCCCGCTTGACTTCTTTGGCAAATTCGGTGTGGATCAGATAGATCCAGAAACGATGAACAGGAGAATCTATGAAATCGCAATCAAAGCCAGGGAACCGATCACTCCACGCTCGATGAACCTTTACGTGGACACAATGCATGCGAGTAAGGGGAGGGAGTGCGATTATTGCTTTGTTGCGGACGCACTCACTCCCACGATAAGGGATGAGGTTTTGAAATACGGTGTAGATTCGGAGTTGAGGCTTTACTACACTGCAACCAC
- a CDS encoding winged helix-turn-helix transcriptional regulator has product MGEDPQYIKGKILRAIQGGKKHFKEILDETKFSANTITKYTRELERDGLIIIEFDRNIMKLVYKLNKAKTDEINKLIEAYLKSEEEQLEKSFIALAKSDPEKARNVIKRLQSFLGKEIFEDEDSGK; this is encoded by the coding sequence ATGGGTGAAGATCCACAATATATAAAAGGAAAAATATTAAGGGCAATTCAAGGAGGAAAGAAACATTTCAAAGAAATTCTGGATGAAACAAAATTCTCAGCAAACACAATAACGAAATACACGAGAGAGCTTGAGAGAGATGGTTTAATTATTATCGAATTCGACCGAAATATTATGAAACTGGTCTACAAACTCAACAAAGCTAAGACGGACGAGATCAACAAACTCATTGAAGCTTATCTTAAATCCGAAGAAGAGCAACTTGAAAAAAGTTTTATAGCTCTTGCAAAGTCTGATCCAGAAAAAGCCCGAAATGTGATAAAAAGATTGCAGTCTTTCCTTGGGAAAGAAATTTTCGAAGATGAGGATTCTGGAAAGTAA
- a CDS encoding AAA family ATPase, with translation MKITISGPPGSGKTTVAKILSEKLKIKLISAGEIFRNLAFEKGMSIEDFSKFAESNPEIDVLIDRLQKEMAEKERDAIVEGRLSGWMIKDADLRVYLFADPEVRYSRIAKRESKDFSTVKRETKLREEIERRRYQKFYSIDLDDWRIYDLIINTNRLSPEKIADIISSALK, from the coding sequence GTGAAGATAACGATTTCTGGACCTCCGGGGAGTGGAAAAACTACGGTTGCAAAAATTTTGAGTGAAAAGCTTAAAATAAAACTAATATCTGCAGGAGAGATATTCAGAAATTTGGCATTTGAAAAGGGGATGAGCATCGAGGATTTTAGTAAATTTGCCGAATCAAATCCTGAGATCGACGTTTTAATTGACAGACTTCAAAAAGAGATGGCTGAAAAGGAGAGAGATGCAATTGTTGAGGGAAGATTGTCGGGCTGGATGATAAAAGATGCAGATCTTAGAGTTTACCTCTTTGCAGATCCTGAAGTGAGATACAGTAGGATTGCAAAGCGGGAGAGTAAGGATTTCTCAACGGTTAAAAGAGAGACAAAGTTAAGAGAAGAGATCGAAAGGAGAAGGTATCAGAAATTCTATAGTATAGACCTCGATGACTGGAGAATCTACGATCTAATAATAAACACGAATAGACTTTCTCCCGAAAAAATCGCGGACATAATATCGTCAGCCTTAAAGTGA
- a CDS encoding EMC3/TMCO1 family protein, giving the protein MKRFISRLVAILGFLIFFGLIFSYEFRVALALIVERVLFPLSGFKFYVTVLIMAILTGLYSNLIQKYTVNYKRLKELQTKISEYQKEYLEAVKQKNQFKLKQLEKKSDEMKMLQSELMSMQFKPMSYTFLVSIPIWAWLWEKAYLSYQNVKFGTTTEIFNSLDNSLFYVTTPFWGSIHVGEMIGIFPWWILWYMLCSITISQMIKKLMKVGV; this is encoded by the coding sequence ATGAAAAGATTTATTTCGAGACTGGTAGCAATTCTCGGGTTTTTAATCTTTTTTGGACTTATTTTTAGCTATGAATTCAGAGTGGCATTGGCTTTAATCGTCGAAAGGGTTTTATTTCCGCTATCCGGCTTTAAGTTCTACGTAACGGTCTTAATTATGGCGATCCTAACAGGCCTATACTCAAATCTCATCCAGAAATACACCGTTAACTACAAAAGACTAAAAGAACTCCAGACTAAGATATCTGAATATCAGAAGGAGTATTTAGAGGCAGTAAAACAGAAAAATCAGTTCAAATTAAAGCAATTGGAGAAGAAAAGCGATGAGATGAAGATGCTCCAGAGTGAACTTATGAGCATGCAATTCAAGCCAATGTCATATACTTTTCTTGTCTCAATCCCAATCTGGGCATGGTTGTGGGAAAAAGCTTATCTGAGTTATCAGAATGTAAAGTTTGGCACCACAACCGAAATTTTTAACAGCTTGGATAATTCTCTCTTTTACGTTACGACTCCATTCTGGGGTTCGATCCATGTTGGCGAGATGATAGGTATATTTCCGTGGTGGATTCTTTGGTATATGCTCTGTTCGATAACAATCAGTCAGATGATTAAGAAGCTTATGAAGGTGGGCGTGTGA
- a CDS encoding uL15 family ribosomal protein, whose translation MPKLKVKKFRGSRTCGGGSHKKRRGAGHRGGRGNAGVHKHKYLKFLKLERLGLYEFGKHGFTRPSAVVKEISQERKVKETLRTLREQGKLDEGTYKFLYSRPELNVGDLSKIIEKLVALGLAEKKGDKFYIDLGVLGYSKILGAGEVKKPIDVKVEFATPKALEKLKAVGGGVV comes from the coding sequence ATGCCAAAGTTAAAGGTTAAGAAATTCAGAGGTTCTCGAACGTGTGGAGGAGGGAGTCACAAGAAAAGAAGAGGAGCAGGACACAGAGGAGGAAGAGGTAACGCTGGGGTTCACAAGCACAAGTATCTCAAGTTTCTTAAACTCGAAAGACTTGGTCTTTACGAGTTTGGAAAGCATGGTTTTACGAGGCCAAGCGCAGTTGTAAAGGAAATAAGCCAAGAAAGGAAAGTTAAAGAGACTCTTAGAACGCTCAGGGAGCAAGGAAAACTCGATGAGGGGACATATAAATTCCTTTACTCTCGCCCAGAGTTAAATGTTGGTGATCTTTCAAAGATAATAGAAAAATTGGTTGCATTGGGATTGGCGGAGAAAAAAGGAGATAAGTTTTACATTGATCTCGGTGTTCTTGGCTATTCCAAAATCCTTGGCGCAGGAGAAGTTAAAAAGCCGATAGATGTGAAGGTAGAATTTGCAACTCCAAAGGCATTGGAGAAGCTAAAGGCTGTAGGCGGCGGGGTAGTGTAG